A region from the Verrucomicrobiia bacterium genome encodes:
- a CDS encoding TerC family protein — MLALVEFTPWHWAAFILCVLFFLALDLGVFHRHAHVVKFREALVWTTVWFSLAMLFACGLRVGRGKDEALEFVTGYLIELSLSMDNVFVIALIFGYFRVPAAYQHRVLFWGILGALVMRGLMIAAGAALIHRFQWTLYVFGVFLVFTGIKMLLTKDDGVHPEKNPVVRLARRLFPVANDFNGQHFTVKLNGRSALTPLALVLILVETTDLVFALDSIPAIFAVTTKPFIVFTSNVFAILGLRSLYFVLAGAIQYFRYLKYGLSIVLVFIGAKMLLTPHHEPAPWWQVRIPIGASLMVVASIILLSMLLSLVAARRERQTLNPGTHRGS, encoded by the coding sequence ATGCTTGCGCTGGTTGAATTCACACCCTGGCATTGGGCGGCTTTCATCCTGTGCGTCTTGTTCTTCCTCGCCCTCGACCTGGGCGTGTTCCACCGGCACGCCCACGTGGTCAAATTCCGGGAGGCGCTTGTCTGGACGACCGTCTGGTTCAGCCTCGCAATGCTTTTCGCCTGCGGCCTGCGGGTGGGGCGGGGCAAGGATGAGGCGCTCGAATTCGTCACCGGCTACCTGATCGAACTGTCGTTGTCGATGGACAACGTGTTCGTGATTGCGTTGATCTTCGGCTATTTCCGCGTGCCGGCGGCGTATCAGCACCGGGTGTTGTTCTGGGGCATCCTGGGCGCGCTCGTCATGCGCGGGTTGATGATTGCGGCCGGCGCGGCGTTGATCCATCGCTTTCAATGGACGCTTTACGTCTTCGGCGTCTTCCTCGTCTTCACCGGCATCAAGATGCTGCTCACCAAGGACGACGGCGTGCACCCGGAGAAAAATCCGGTGGTGCGGCTTGCGCGGAGACTCTTTCCGGTGGCCAACGATTTCAACGGGCAGCACTTCACGGTGAAGTTGAACGGGCGCAGCGCGCTGACGCCGCTGGCGCTGGTGCTGATTCTGGTGGAGACCACCGACCTCGTCTTTGCGCTGGATTCGATCCCGGCGATTTTTGCCGTCACCACCAAGCCGTTCATTGTTTTCACCTCCAACGTGTTCGCCATCCTCGGCCTGCGCTCGCTGTATTTCGTGCTCGCCGGCGCGATTCAATACTTCCGCTATCTGAAATACGGACTCTCCATCGTGCTGGTGTTCATCGGCGCCAAGATGCTGTTGACGCCGCACCATGAGCCCGCGCCGTGGTGGCAGGTGCGGATTCCCATCGGGGCATCCCTCATGGTGGTGGCGTCGATCATTCTGCTCTCCATGCTGCTTTCCCTGGTCGCGGCCCGCCGCGAACGTCAGACCCTGAACCCGGGCACGCACCGCGGGTCATGA